In a single window of the Anguilla rostrata isolate EN2019 chromosome 6, ASM1855537v3, whole genome shotgun sequence genome:
- the dnajb4 gene encoding dnaJ homolog subfamily B member 4: MGKDYYKILGIQKGAADEDIKKAYRKQALKWHPDKNKAANAEEKFKEIAEAYEVLSDPKKREIYDQYGEEGLKGGRGTTDGQGGNFTYTFHGDPHATFATFFGGANPFEMFFGRKAANGREEEDMEVDGDPFGSFTSFNLNSFPRERHMGGGPMRRKQDPAIHHELRVSLEEIFHGCTKRMKISRKRLNPDGRTMRTEDKILTIEIKRGWKEGTKITFPREGDESPGTIPADIVFVIKDKPHAHFRREGSNIVYPVRVSLRQSLCGCSVTVSTIDGKSCNLKVTEVIKPGMRKTVAGQGLPFPKNPDQRGDLVVEFDVNFPDSLPSNSKDVLKRHLPAS, encoded by the exons ATGGGAAAGGATTATTACAAAATACTGGGGATCCAGAAAGGAGCGGCGGACGAGGATATAAAAAAGGCATACAGAAAACAAGCTTTGAAATGGCATCCTGATAAAAACAAAGCAGCCAATGCAGAGGAGAAATTCAAGGAAATCGCCGAGGCATACGAAGTTCTGAGCGATCCCAAGAAGAGGGAAATCTATGACCAATATGGAGAAGAAG GTCTCAAAGGAGGCAGAGGAACTACAGACGGTCAGGGGGGCAACTTCACCTACACGTTCCACGGTGACCCCCACGCCACGTTTGCCACGTTCTTCGGGGGCGCCAACCCCTTCGAGATGTTCTTTGGCCGAAAGGCGGCCAACGGGCGTGAGGAGGAGGACATGGAGGTGGACGGTGACCCCTTCGGCTCCTTCACCAGCTTCAACCTCAACAGCTTCCCGCGGGAGCGGCACATGGGCGGGGGCCCCATGCGGCGCAAGCAGGACCCAGCCATCCACCACGAGCTGCGCGTCTCCCTGGAGGAGATCTTCCACGGCTGCACCAAGAGGATGAAGATCTCCCGCAAGCGGCTGAACCCAGACGGGCGCACCATGCGCACCGAGGACAAGATCCTCACCATCGAGATCAAGCGGGGCTGGAAGGAGGGCACCAAGATCACCTTCCCCCGGGAGGGCGACGAGTCACCCGGCACCATACCCGCCGACATAGTGTTTGTCATCAAGGACAAGCCCCATGCCCACTTCCGGCGTGAGGGATCGAACATTGTGTACCCGGTGCGGGTTAGCCTACGGCAG TCATTGTGTGGCTGCTCAGTCACCGTGTCAACAATAGATGGGAAATCGTGTAACCTGAAGGTAACTGAAGTCATCAAACCGGGGATGAGAAAGACTGTTGCGGGACAAGGACTTCCTTTTCCCAAAAACCCGGACCAGAGGGGAGACTTGGTGGTAGAGTTTGATGTGAATTTTCCGGACAGCCTCCCATCCAACTCGAAGGATGTTCTGAAACGTCATTTACCAGCCTCGTAG
- the slc25a24l gene encoding solute carrier family 25 member 24, like, with translation MDQFRSIFLKLDKNEDGFITVDELRKEMTKIGISSVDEKAQAIVGKYDKNNDEHLDYEEFLSYMMDREKKWKIHFQTLDKNKCGAIDQDEIMHLFKELGLSISKQNAKRIIQMMDEDSSMTVDWGEFLQHIVLNPAEDIGELVSSWKRSLVFDVGESRAMPMDFTQEETDSGIWKKYILAGGMADAVSRTATAPIDRLKTQLQVYGSKALSRGLRELQFGGFKSMWQGNAVNVLKGTPQSTLQCLIYSQMKVHYQGPDGLSVQQRFGLGCVSGAAAHSVFYPLEVLKVRLNLMQRDAYGGVLRCAQSIYQNESVLAFYRGFKPSILCMVPYAGVECAVHQSIMYWAKTDPANSSDSRLFFFSFLAFASGQTASYPLAVIRTQQQAQAFNVNPQTANALQGLTDIYVKHGLRGFYSGMGASFVRAVPCALLNYTLTSKLEMLLSSFK, from the exons ATGGATCAATTTCGAAGCATATTCCTTAAACTGGACAAAAATGAGGATGGTTTCATTACTGTTGATGAACTGCGCAAGGAGATGACGAAAATTGGCATTTCGTCAGTGGATGAGAAAGCTCAG GCAATTGTGGGGAAGTAcgacaaaaataatgatgagCATTTAGATTATGAGGAGTTTCTCAGCTATATGATGGACagagaaaagaaatggaaaatacattttcagacccttgacaaaaataaatgcg GAGCTATTGACCAGGATGAAATCATGCATTTGTTTAAGGAGTTGGGGCTAAGCATTTCAAAGCAGAACGCAAAGAGAATAATTCAAAT GATGGATGAGGATAGTTCCATGACTGTGGACTGGGGGGAGTTCCTTCAGCACATCGTCCTTAACCCAGCCGAGGACATAGGAGAGCTAGTTTCATCCTGGAAACGTAGCCTG GTGTTTGATGTGGGTGAGAGTCGTGCGATGCCTATGGATTTCACCCAAGAAGAAACTGATTCAGGAATCTGGAAGAAGTATATTTTGGCGGGAGGAATGGCAGATGCTGTGTCCCGAACTGCCACAGCACCAATCGACCGCTTAAAAACTCAGCTTCAG gTTTATGGCTCGAAAGCTCTGTCCCGGGGTCTTAGAGAACTCCAGTTTGGGGGCTTTAAGTCCATGTGGCAGGGGAACGCTGTGAACGTTCTGAAAGGAACTCCCCAGTCGACCCTGCAGTGCCTCATCTATTCCCAG ATGAAGGTGCACTATCAGGGTCCAGATGGGTTGTCTGTACAGCAGAGGTTtggactgggctgtgtgtctggggcAGCCGCCCATTCTGTCTTCTACCCACTTGAg GTGTTAAAGGTGAGACTGAACCTCATGCAGAGGGACGCCTACGGTGGGGTGCTAAGATGTGcccagtccatttaccaaaatgaATCTGTCCTTGCCTTCTACAGAGGTTTCAAGCCAAGCATCCTCTGCATGGTTCCATATGCTGGGGTTGAGTGTGCTGTCCACCAG TCAATAATGTACTGGGCAAAGACAGATCCAGCCAACAGCAGTGATTCCAggctgtttttcttcagtttccTCGCCTTTGCGTCAGGACAAACGGCCAGCTACCCCTTGGCAGTAATCAGAACACAGCAACAGGCTCAGG CTTTCAATGTGAATCCTCAAACCGCAAATGCACTTCAAGGACTTACTGATATCTATGTGAAGCATGGGCTACGGGGCTTCTACAGTGGAATGGGAGCAAGTTTTGTGAGGGCAGTTCCTTGTGCCCTTTTGAACTACACTTTAACCTCAAAACTTGAAATGTTGCTTTCTTCTTTTAAGTAA